From Desulfobacterales bacterium, one genomic window encodes:
- a CDS encoding dihydropteroate synthase: MLLIGESLNVISRKIGQAFKDRDPKPIQEEALFQKEKGMDYIDINLGPAKKDGHELMPWVVQVVQEVVSDIPLALDTSNISAIEAALKVYKPTAKPPLINSIMCRPERYQKMIPIAAEYNADFIALMWGPEGLPRDENERAALCVELIYAANEAGIQNERIWIDGIVTPVNIQQPQLLSLLEFQKMIQDIAPGAKSTCGLSNISNGPPKHLRGVLNQTYMVMLERCGMYSVISDPLDDPLTDIAKGKRPEMVQVIHDAMDGKVGDISALSKEMQDYVKTVNVILGKTLYSDSWLEV; this comes from the coding sequence ATGTTACTTATTGGTGAAAGTTTAAATGTTATTTCAAGAAAGATCGGTCAGGCGTTTAAAGATCGTGATCCAAAGCCCATCCAAGAAGAAGCGTTATTCCAAAAGGAAAAAGGCATGGATTATATTGATATAAACCTTGGTCCTGCAAAAAAAGACGGTCATGAGCTTATGCCTTGGGTTGTTCAAGTAGTTCAAGAAGTTGTTTCAGATATTCCGCTCGCTCTTGATACTTCTAATATTAGTGCTATTGAAGCTGCTCTTAAAGTGTATAAACCTACTGCAAAGCCTCCTTTGATCAACTCAATTATGTGTAGACCAGAACGTTATCAAAAGATGATACCTATAGCTGCTGAATATAATGCAGACTTTATCGCTCTTATGTGGGGACCTGAAGGACTTCCAAGAGATGAGAATGAAAGAGCTGCTCTTTGCGTGGAGCTAATTTACGCTGCAAATGAAGCAGGTATCCAAAACGAAAGGATTTGGATTGATGGAATTGTAACGCCTGTAAATATTCAACAGCCTCAGCTTCTGAGCCTTCTCGAATTTCAAAAAATGATTCAAGATATAGCTCCAGGTGCAAAAAGCACATGCGGATTATCAAATATTTCAAATGGTCCTCCTAAACATCTTAGAGGCGTACTTAATCAGACATATATGGTTATGCTTGAAAGATGCGGAATGTATTCTGTTATTTCTGACCCATTAGATGACCCATTAACTGATATTGCTAAAGGCAAAAGACCAGAGATGGTTCAAGTAATTCATGATGCTATGGATGGCAAAGTAGGAGATATTTCAGCCTTATCCAAAGAAATGCAGGATTATGTAAAAACTGTTAATGTAATTCTTGGAAAAACATTATATTCTGACTCTTGGCTTGAAGTTTAA
- a CDS encoding DUF3786 domain-containing protein, with product MARIDDYVNAKKIAVQDLAKISFNEIINRTLFEKQGENSIIVPFLNRTYIVNYPSFDFIDAVSQDLQVPIQEQVIILHYMLSDRNITLRGKKIAYREIPGAATYHGVFLKRAAEPLKKVFGKNIENLKKGSEILKGIKTTAGDVGFEFYIFPKIPLELILWEGDDEFPAEANILFDESIGHILSPEDVAWLSGMLVYRLISIISK from the coding sequence ATGGCTCGAATTGATGACTATGTAAATGCAAAAAAAATAGCTGTTCAAGACTTGGCAAAAATTTCATTTAACGAAATAATTAATAGAACTCTTTTTGAAAAACAAGGGGAAAATTCAATCATTGTTCCTTTTCTTAATAGAACTTATATTGTAAACTACCCATCCTTTGATTTTATTGATGCTGTATCTCAAGATTTGCAAGTTCCTATTCAAGAGCAGGTTATAATTTTGCATTATATGTTGTCTGATAGAAATATAACACTTAGAGGAAAAAAAATAGCCTATCGTGAAATCCCTGGTGCAGCAACATATCATGGTGTTTTTTTGAAACGAGCTGCTGAACCCTTAAAAAAAGTATTTGGTAAAAATATTGAAAATTTAAAAAAAGGTTCAGAAATTTTAAAAGGAATCAAGACTACTGCTGGAGATGTAGGTTTTGAATTTTACATATTTCCAAAAATTCCTTTAGAATTAATTTTATGGGAAGGTGATGATGAATTTCCTGCCGAAGCTAATATTCTTTTTGACGAATCAATTGGACATATTCTTTCTCCAGAAGATGTTGCATGGCTTTCTGGTATGCTTGTATATAGACTTATATCTATAATCTCTAAATAA
- a CDS encoding acetyl-CoA decarbonylase/synthase complex subunit gamma produces MALTGMQIFKLLPKTNCKECGVPTCLAFAMNLAAGKAELSSCPYVSEEAKAQLSEASAPPIRPVVIGKGVRKLTTGGETVQYRHEKTFYNPTSFAAVVKSDISEAELNSKLVKWNAFQYERVGLNLRPELVAVKDINGDKAAFAKNAKIVASSSEFNVVLMSENPDVMKAGIDEIKFKRPLIYAATKDNVDAFGKLAKDNDLPLSVKAESVESLIPLTEKLTKMGLKDLVIDSGSREIKQAFQDQVIMRRAALKSGNRAFGFPTIVFPCEMASNLDVETMISAMFVSKYGGIVVLSDFAGEAIFPLLLERLNIFTDPQRPMTVTQGIYEIGNPDENSPVLVTTNFALTYFIVSGEIEGSKVPSWLLIKDSEGLSVMTAWAAGKFAGDDVGLFVSKSGIADKVKNKEIIIPGYAAAIAGDMEEALKGWKIKVGPREAAHIPAFLRAR; encoded by the coding sequence ATGGCGCTAACTGGTATGCAGATTTTCAAACTTTTGCCAAAAACGAATTGCAAGGAATGCGGAGTTCCTACTTGCCTTGCGTTTGCAATGAATTTGGCTGCAGGAAAAGCAGAGCTTTCAAGTTGTCCTTATGTTTCCGAAGAAGCAAAGGCTCAATTATCAGAAGCTTCAGCTCCTCCTATAAGGCCTGTAGTTATTGGCAAAGGCGTTAGAAAGTTAACAACAGGCGGTGAAACAGTTCAATACAGACATGAAAAAACTTTTTATAACCCAACTTCATTTGCTGCTGTTGTAAAATCAGATATTTCTGAAGCTGAGCTTAATTCAAAGTTAGTTAAGTGGAATGCTTTTCAGTATGAACGCGTTGGACTAAATTTAAGGCCAGAGCTTGTTGCAGTAAAAGACATTAACGGAGATAAAGCTGCTTTTGCAAAAAATGCAAAGATAGTTGCATCATCGTCAGAATTTAATGTTGTTTTAATGTCTGAAAATCCTGATGTTATGAAAGCTGGAATTGATGAAATAAAATTCAAAAGACCTTTAATATATGCCGCAACAAAAGATAATGTAGACGCTTTTGGAAAACTTGCAAAAGATAATGATTTACCTCTATCTGTTAAGGCCGAATCTGTTGAATCATTAATTCCTTTGACTGAAAAGCTTACAAAAATGGGCTTAAAAGATTTAGTAATTGATTCTGGTTCAAGGGAAATTAAACAAGCTTTTCAAGATCAAGTTATAATGAGAAGAGCTGCTCTTAAATCAGGTAACAGAGCTTTTGGCTTCCCAACAATTGTTTTCCCATGTGAAATGGCATCTAATCTTGATGTTGAAACTATGATTTCTGCAATGTTTGTTTCAAAATATGGTGGCATCGTTGTTCTTTCAGACTTTGCAGGAGAAGCTATATTCCCTCTTTTACTTGAACGTTTAAACATATTTACGGATCCACAGCGTCCAATGACTGTTACTCAGGGTATTTATGAAATTGGAAATCCTGATGAAAATTCACCAGTACTTGTAACCACTAATTTTGCATTGACATATTTTATTGTGTCAGGTGAAATTGAAGGAAGTAAAGTTCCATCATGGCTGCTTATTAAGGATTCTGAAGGTTTATCAGTTATGACAGCATGGGCGGCTGGAAAATTTGCTGGAGATGATGTTGGACTTTTTGTAAGTAAATCAGGAATAGCTGATAAAGTTAAAAATAAAGAAATAATTATCCCGGGTTATGCCGCTGCAATCGCTGGAGATATGGAAGAAGCTTTAAAAGGTTGGAAAATTAAAGTTGGACCAAGAGAAGCTGCTCATATACCGGCATTTTTACGAGCAAGATAA
- the cooS gene encoding anaerobic carbon-monoxide dehydrogenase catalytic subunit translates to MAEVKEKVEKAAKVADPIAASIDPATQQMIKRAQELGIDTVFDRAENMKQCNFGLQGTCCKNCAMGPCRLPLTKDVDPNNDGRKGLCGATPNTIAARNFARMVAAGCAAHSDHGRGVAEVFYSVAHKETKDYRIKDVDKLISIAPHLGVAITVKVDGEEKDRDIDEIAKEVAEVALAEWGKPEGELNYLKRAPQPLYERWKKLGVLPRNIDREVVEIMHRTHMGVDQDYKNLVKQCTRAALADGWGGSMLATDLQDVMFGTPYPLQSEANLGILKADHVNIIIHGHEPILSEMIVAAAQSKEMIDYSKTKGAKGIQLGGICCTGNEILQRHGVPPAGTYLQQELAIVTGACEAMVVDVQCVFQNLANVAKCFHTKLITTHPIAKMEQDNVVHIEFDEHHAMEDAKRIVKMAIDNFQNRRADVMIPKHKATQIAGFSVESIKYHLGGTFRGDYFTLNDNIINGRIRGIAGVVGCNNARTRHNEAHIILVKELIKNDVIVLTTGCNGIACAMEGLLTPETAQVFCGPGLAEVCETVGIPPVLHLGSCVDNSRILLAATEVVKAGGLGNDICDLPAAGAAPEWMSEKAVSIGQYFVASGVYTLFGVQFPVDGAPVFKDYLSQGLETIYGGMWAFEADPIKMAQKMIAHIDKKRKALGIDKARDRVLMDMADRQKLEAI, encoded by the coding sequence ATGGCAGAAGTTAAAGAAAAAGTAGAAAAAGCTGCAAAAGTAGCTGATCCAATAGCAGCGTCTATAGACCCTGCGACTCAACAAATGATTAAGCGGGCTCAAGAACTCGGTATTGATACAGTATTTGATAGAGCCGAGAACATGAAGCAATGTAATTTTGGATTACAAGGGACCTGCTGTAAAAATTGTGCAATGGGGCCATGCAGGCTGCCTTTGACAAAGGATGTAGATCCTAATAATGACGGTAGAAAAGGTTTATGCGGCGCGACACCTAATACAATCGCCGCAAGAAACTTTGCAAGAATGGTTGCAGCAGGATGTGCTGCTCATTCAGATCACGGTAGAGGTGTAGCCGAAGTTTTCTATTCTGTTGCCCATAAAGAAACAAAAGATTACAGAATAAAGGATGTTGATAAATTAATTTCAATTGCTCCTCACTTAGGTGTTGCAATAACAGTAAAAGTTGACGGAGAAGAGAAAGATAGAGATATTGACGAAATAGCAAAAGAAGTCGCTGAAGTAGCTTTAGCTGAATGGGGTAAACCTGAAGGCGAGCTTAACTATTTAAAACGAGCGCCTCAGCCTCTTTATGAAAGATGGAAAAAACTTGGAGTTCTTCCAAGAAATATTGATAGAGAAGTAGTAGAAATAATGCATCGAACTCACATGGGCGTTGATCAAGATTATAAAAATCTTGTTAAACAATGCACAAGAGCAGCCCTTGCAGATGGCTGGGGCGGTTCTATGCTCGCTACTGATCTTCAAGATGTTATGTTTGGAACACCTTACCCATTACAATCAGAAGCAAATCTTGGAATTTTAAAAGCAGACCATGTAAATATTATTATTCATGGACATGAACCAATACTTTCCGAAATGATTGTAGCGGCAGCTCAGTCAAAAGAAATGATTGATTATTCAAAAACCAAAGGAGCTAAAGGCATTCAGCTTGGCGGAATTTGCTGTACAGGTAATGAAATTCTTCAAAGACATGGAGTTCCTCCAGCAGGAACATATTTACAGCAAGAACTTGCAATTGTAACTGGTGCTTGTGAAGCAATGGTTGTTGACGTTCAGTGTGTTTTTCAAAATCTTGCAAATGTAGCAAAATGTTTTCACACGAAACTTATAACTACACATCCAATAGCAAAGATGGAGCAAGATAATGTTGTTCATATTGAATTTGACGAACATCACGCAATGGAAGATGCTAAGAGAATAGTTAAAATGGCTATTGATAATTTCCAGAATAGGCGCGCTGATGTTATGATTCCAAAACACAAAGCAACTCAAATTGCTGGTTTTAGCGTTGAATCTATAAAATATCATCTTGGTGGAACTTTTAGAGGTGATTATTTTACATTAAATGATAATATAATTAATGGTAGAATAAGAGGTATTGCTGGAGTAGTAGGATGCAATAACGCAAGAACAAGACATAATGAAGCTCATATAATACTTGTAAAAGAACTTATTAAAAATGATGTTATTGTTCTTACAACAGGCTGTAATGGTATAGCATGCGCTATGGAAGGCTTATTGACACCAGAAACAGCGCAAGTATTCTGTGGTCCAGGCCTTGCCGAAGTTTGTGAAACTGTAGGTATTCCTCCTGTTCTTCATTTAGGATCATGTGTTGACAACAGCAGAATTCTTTTAGCAGCAACAGAGGTTGTAAAAGCTGGCGGTCTTGGAAATGATATATGCGATTTACCTGCAGCGGGAGCAGCTCCAGAATGGATGAGTGAAAAAGCTGTAAGCATAGGACAATATTTTGTTGCATCCGGTGTTTATACCTTATTTGGCGTTCAATTCCCTGTAGATGGTGCTCCAGTTTTTAAAGACTATTTGTCTCAAGGTCTTGAAACGATTTACGGCGGAATGTGGGCTTTTGAAGCTGATCCTATAAAAATGGCTCAAAAAATGATTGCTCATATCGATAAAAAACGAAAAGCTCTTGGTATTGATAAAGCAAGAGACAGAGTTCTTATGGATATGGCTGATCGTCAGAAACTTGAAGCAATATAG
- the cdhC gene encoding CO dehydrogenase/CO-methylating acetyl-CoA synthase complex subunit beta, with protein sequence MSKLVAFAAIQGGYNVVSQVEGEYRTALEHHTADTKVGFPNTAYYLPVIYSLLGHKIETLGDMQKTLDICRKLLPPHVKRVNHLPYLGPLLDAGMATIFAFEIREAIKCLMNPGLYHPSEEPDLENGKIWLGAADDIILRKRGVEFVDGSAPGFAAIVGAAPTKEIAKQIVEDYQRKNLYIFLASGHNGTSVAQQLLDAGVQIGWNTRIVPFGPDISSAVYALGFANRAAMAFGGVKPGDYKKILLYNKNRIFAFVNALGEVGTAWAGAAAGCVNWGFPTIADTDIPEILPTGICTYEHVVANVPHDQITQRSIEIRGLKVNVTHIDIPLAFGPAYEGERVRGPELYCQMGGGKTQATELVKMAEMNEIEDGKVTVVGPDIADIKPGGSSPLGIYVQVAGRAFQTDFEPILERQIHHLINYMQGVMHIGQRDIAWIRLGKSAVEKGFTLKHIGVVLHAKFHQDFKKILDKVQVTLYTNQEDVDKLTARARAEYRTRDERVEKMKDEDVETYYSCTLCQSFAPNHVCSVSPERTGLCGAYNWMDCKASFEINPTGPNQPIVKGECIDPKLGQWKGVNEFVYKASRGAVTHYNFYSMTTDPMTTCGCCECIAALLPSCNGIMTVNRDYTGETPCGMKFTTLAGVMGGGASSPGFVGHSKFNVTQGKFVVGDGGLLRMVWMPKSLKEEIKERIMKRGAELGVPDLYDKIADETVGITEEEILPFLKEKGHPAISMESIIK encoded by the coding sequence ATGTCTAAATTAGTAGCATTTGCCGCCATTCAAGGTGGCTATAATGTTGTATCACAGGTAGAAGGGGAATATAGAACAGCTCTTGAACACCATACGGCTGATACAAAAGTCGGATTCCCTAATACTGCTTATTATCTTCCAGTTATATATTCACTTTTAGGCCATAAGATAGAAACCCTTGGTGATATGCAAAAAACATTAGATATATGCAGAAAACTGCTTCCACCCCATGTAAAAAGGGTAAATCATCTTCCTTATCTTGGTCCTCTTTTGGATGCAGGTATGGCTACAATTTTCGCTTTTGAAATTAGAGAAGCAATTAAATGCTTGATGAATCCTGGATTATATCATCCCTCAGAAGAACCTGATCTTGAAAATGGTAAAATTTGGCTCGGCGCAGCTGATGATATTATTTTAAGAAAAAGAGGCGTTGAATTTGTTGATGGTAGCGCTCCTGGTTTTGCAGCTATAGTAGGTGCAGCACCAACAAAAGAGATCGCAAAACAAATTGTTGAAGACTATCAAAGGAAAAACCTTTATATTTTCCTTGCATCAGGCCATAACGGAACAAGCGTTGCTCAACAACTTCTTGATGCCGGAGTTCAAATTGGCTGGAATACAAGAATAGTTCCTTTTGGACCAGATATTTCTTCTGCTGTTTATGCTCTTGGCTTTGCAAATAGAGCTGCTATGGCATTCGGCGGTGTTAAACCTGGCGATTACAAAAAAATACTTCTTTATAATAAAAATAGAATATTTGCTTTTGTAAACGCTCTTGGTGAAGTAGGAACTGCTTGGGCAGGCGCTGCAGCAGGTTGTGTAAACTGGGGTTTCCCAACAATCGCTGATACAGATATTCCTGAAATACTTCCGACTGGTATATGTACTTATGAACACGTTGTTGCGAATGTTCCTCATGACCAAATCACCCAAAGATCAATCGAAATAAGAGGTCTTAAAGTTAATGTTACTCATATTGATATTCCTCTTGCATTTGGTCCTGCTTATGAAGGTGAAAGAGTTAGAGGGCCAGAGCTTTATTGTCAAATGGGCGGAGGAAAAACTCAAGCTACAGAATTAGTAAAAATGGCTGAAATGAACGAAATTGAAGATGGAAAAGTAACAGTTGTTGGTCCTGATATAGCTGACATAAAACCAGGCGGTTCTTCGCCTCTTGGAATTTATGTTCAAGTTGCAGGCCGTGCTTTCCAAACTGATTTCGAGCCGATATTAGAACGTCAGATTCACCATCTTATTAACTATATGCAAGGCGTTATGCACATAGGACAAAGGGATATTGCATGGATTAGACTTGGTAAAAGTGCTGTAGAAAAAGGTTTCACACTGAAACATATTGGCGTTGTTCTTCATGCTAAATTCCATCAAGATTTCAAAAAAATACTTGATAAAGTTCAGGTTACTTTATACACCAATCAAGAAGATGTTGACAAATTAACTGCAAGGGCACGAGCAGAATACAGAACAAGAGATGAAAGAGTTGAGAAAATGAAGGACGAGGATGTTGAAACTTATTATTCATGCACCTTATGTCAGTCTTTTGCTCCTAACCATGTATGTTCAGTAAGTCCTGAAAGAACAGGTCTTTGCGGAGCTTATAACTGGATGGACTGCAAAGCATCTTTTGAAATTAATCCTACCGGACCTAACCAGCCTATAGTCAAAGGTGAATGTATTGATCCAAAGCTTGGGCAGTGGAAAGGTGTTAATGAGTTTGTTTATAAAGCATCAAGAGGTGCTGTAACCCATTATAATTTTTATTCAATGACTACAGACCCAATGACCACATGTGGTTGTTGCGAATGTATTGCCGCTCTTCTTCCAAGTTGCAATGGTATTATGACTGTAAATAGAGATTATACAGGTGAAACTCCTTGCGGTATGAAGTTTACAACATTAGCTGGTGTTATGGGCGGTGGAGCATCATCACCTGGATTTGTTGGGCATTCTAAGTTCAATGTTACTCAAGGCAAATTTGTTGTTGGTGATGGTGGGCTTTTAAGAATGGTATGGATGCCGAAAAGCCTTAAAGAAGAAATTAAGGAAAGAATTATGAAGAGGGGCGCAGAACTCGGAGTTCCAGACCTTTATGATAAAATTGCAGATGAAACTGTTGGTATAACTGAAGAAGAAATTCTTCCATTCCTTAAAGAAAAAGGACATCCAGCTATTTCAATGGAATCAATAATTAAGTAA
- a CDS encoding acetyl-CoA decarbonylase/synthase complex subunit delta, with the protein MGFEIFKETYAGKIKEIAIGKGDKALNVGGETCYPFYLFEGNMPNSPKIAMEIWDMEPEEWPEAAIVNFKDVASDPVAWANKCVNEFGADMIVLQLKSVDPNGKDASPEAAAATVKKVAEAINVPLIVWGCANPKKDEEVLKKVCEECQGLNLTIGPVEDKNHKGVGASAMGYGHVIISSSPIDVNLAKQINILLENLGVPTDRIIIDPTTGGLGYGLEYSYSVMERLKMAALSQGDDKLQYPVINNLGNEVWKCKEAKLTAQDAPALGDPERRGVLMEAVGAVTYLLAGSDILIMRHPEAIRMVKSFIKLIMDKGVATDIAPIAKKLAEANIDYAAISPAPDTKIEEEKAKAAAPATEKPKAPEVKAAPAPEAKKPEVKAESAAPNVEAPKADDAKAKAEADAKAKAEADAKAKADAEAKAKADAAAKAKAEADAKAKAEADAKSKAEAEAKAKAAEIAKREADEAAIREQRAKEREALKGKRTSKEGEVSMTAASEQKSQLDKMVARLDRVHRRISL; encoded by the coding sequence TTGGGCTTTGAAATTTTTAAAGAAACCTATGCAGGTAAAATAAAAGAAATTGCCATTGGCAAAGGTGATAAGGCTCTTAATGTAGGTGGAGAAACATGTTATCCATTTTATTTATTTGAAGGAAACATGCCCAACAGTCCTAAAATAGCTATGGAAATTTGGGATATGGAACCTGAAGAATGGCCGGAAGCCGCTATTGTTAATTTTAAGGATGTTGCTTCTGACCCTGTAGCTTGGGCAAATAAATGTGTTAATGAGTTTGGAGCTGATATGATAGTTCTTCAACTCAAAAGCGTTGATCCAAATGGTAAAGACGCAAGTCCAGAAGCTGCTGCCGCTACAGTAAAGAAAGTTGCAGAAGCGATAAATGTTCCTTTAATTGTATGGGGTTGTGCAAACCCAAAAAAAGATGAAGAAGTTTTAAAAAAAGTTTGCGAAGAATGTCAGGGACTTAATTTAACAATAGGCCCTGTTGAAGATAAAAATCATAAAGGAGTTGGTGCAAGTGCCATGGGTTATGGCCACGTAATTATTTCATCTTCTCCTATTGACGTAAACCTTGCAAAACAAATTAATATCCTTTTAGAAAATCTTGGAGTTCCTACAGACAGAATCATCATTGATCCAACAACAGGTGGTCTTGGATATGGTCTTGAATATTCATATTCAGTTATGGAAAGACTTAAAATGGCGGCTCTTTCCCAAGGTGATGATAAACTTCAATATCCTGTAATAAATAATCTTGGAAATGAAGTTTGGAAATGTAAAGAAGCAAAATTAACAGCTCAAGACGCTCCTGCACTCGGAGACCCTGAAAGACGAGGAGTCTTGATGGAAGCTGTTGGCGCTGTTACTTATCTTCTAGCAGGTTCTGATATTCTTATCATGAGACATCCTGAAGCTATAAGAATGGTTAAATCATTTATTAAGCTCATTATGGATAAAGGAGTAGCTACAGATATTGCTCCTATAGCTAAAAAATTAGCAGAAGCTAATATTGATTATGCGGCTATTTCTCCAGCTCCTGATACTAAAATAGAAGAAGAAAAAGCTAAAGCTGCGGCTCCAGCAACAGAAAAGCCAAAGGCTCCAGAAGTGAAAGCAGCTCCAGCGCCTGAAGCTAAAAAACCGGAAGTAAAAGCTGAGTCTGCCGCACCTAACGTTGAAGCACCTAAAGCAGATGATGCAAAAGCAAAAGCCGAAGCTGATGCAAAAGCTAAGGCTGAAGCCGATGCTAAGGCTAAAGCTGACGCAGAGGCAAAGGCAAAAGCAGATGCTGCTGCAAAGGCAAAAGCAGAAGCCGATGCAAAAGCAAAAGCAGAAGCTGATGCAAAATCAAAAGCCGAAGCTGAAGCAAAGGCTAAAGCAGCAGAAATAGCAAAACGTGAAGCTGACGAAGCAGCTATAAGAGAGCAGAGAGCAAAAGAAAGAGAAGCACTTAAAGGCAAGAGAACTTCTAAAGAAGGAGAAGTTTCAATGACTGCGGCTTCTGAACAAAAATCTCAGCTTGATAAAATGGTTGCAAGACTCGACAGAGTTCACAGAAGAATTTCTTTATAA
- a CDS encoding nucleoside deaminase gives MIEAINLSIESVKNGGGPFGAIIVKDNEIIAKGSNNVTLLNDPTAHAEIVTIRQACLKLNNFDLSGCVIYSSCEPCPMCLGAIYWARISKVYFANTRIDAKNIGFDDSFIYDEIMLPYEKRKIPIYQLMRDKAQKAFKEWRAKEDKIDY, from the coding sequence ATGATAGAAGCTATAAATCTTTCTATCGAATCTGTTAAAAATGGAGGAGGCCCTTTTGGGGCAATCATCGTTAAAGACAATGAAATTATAGCAAAGGGCTCAAATAATGTTACTCTTTTAAATGATCCGACAGCCCATGCTGAAATTGTTACAATACGTCAAGCTTGTCTAAAATTAAACAATTTTGATCTTAGCGGTTGTGTGATTTATTCATCCTGTGAACCATGCCCTATGTGTCTCGGGGCAATTTATTGGGCAAGGATTAGTAAAGTATATTTTGCTAATACCAGAATTGATGCTAAAAATATAGGATTTGATGATTCATTCATATATGATGAAATCATGCTGCCTTATGAAAAAAGAAAAATTCCAATTTATCAACTCATGAGAGACAAAGCTCAAAAAGCATTTAAAGAATGGAGAGCAAAAGAAGATAAAATCGACTATTAG
- the murJ gene encoding murein biosynthesis integral membrane protein MurJ — translation MNKSLYKKVSIASLIMMASVFLSRLIGLLREIVIAYKGGTSLDVDAYQIAFVIPEILNHIVASGFLSVTFIPIFSEYLSKNKEEEGWKVFSIIFNGFGSMLILFIIICEIFAPQLVSITAPGIKDPLILEKAIRMTRIIIPAQFFFFAGGMFMAVQFSKEKFSIPALAPLVYNLGIIIGGIMLSPLIGIEGFSWGVLAGAFIGNFMIQAIGAKKSGLKFKLIFNLFHPDLKKYIFLTLPLILGLSMTFSAEFFLRYFGTYLSSGSIAALNYSLRVMLILSGIFGQAIGTASFPFMARLFSDGKIFEMNQLLNKTLKYLCLVIPFSVLFIILRHEIIFILFQRGKFDSSATQLTSNILICIMPGAFAFATQTVVSRAYYAMQNTIFPAIFGTMAVISSIPIYMIGIKIMQAQGVAAAISVSAFLQVFLLFILWNKKTKNKEAIYVYSFFTKIIFISLIIGLLSNWLKNNIFEFFNNSTLLGNMNSALLNTFVFVFMLLTFAYIFGIKEFSEIGLKLLKKIRKKT, via the coding sequence ATGAACAAGTCTCTTTATAAAAAAGTGAGTATAGCCTCACTAATAATGATGGCTTCAGTTTTTCTTAGCAGGCTAATAGGCCTTTTACGGGAAATTGTAATTGCCTATAAAGGCGGCACATCTTTAGACGTAGATGCTTATCAAATAGCCTTTGTCATTCCAGAAATACTAAATCATATTGTAGCTAGCGGTTTTCTTTCGGTCACATTTATCCCTATTTTTTCAGAATATCTTTCTAAAAACAAGGAAGAAGAAGGATGGAAAGTTTTTTCAATAATTTTTAACGGATTTGGAAGCATGTTAATATTGTTCATAATTATATGCGAAATTTTTGCACCTCAACTTGTATCTATAACTGCTCCAGGTATTAAAGATCCTTTGATCCTCGAAAAAGCTATAAGAATGACTCGAATAATAATTCCAGCTCAATTTTTCTTTTTCGCTGGAGGAATGTTTATGGCTGTGCAGTTTTCCAAAGAAAAATTTTCGATTCCAGCTCTTGCTCCACTCGTTTATAATCTTGGAATTATAATTGGAGGCATAATGCTTTCTCCTTTAATTGGGATTGAAGGATTTTCATGGGGTGTTCTTGCTGGAGCTTTTATTGGAAATTTTATGATTCAGGCTATAGGGGCAAAAAAATCGGGATTGAAATTTAAATTAATATTTAATTTATTTCATCCGGATTTAAAAAAATATATTTTTCTTACGTTACCTTTAATTTTAGGTCTTTCTATGACTTTTTCTGCAGAATTTTTTTTAAGATATTTCGGCACATATCTTTCCTCAGGAAGTATAGCTGCTTTAAATTATAGTTTAAGGGTAATGCTAATACTTTCAGGGATCTTTGGCCAAGCTATAGGAACAGCTTCTTTTCCATTTATGGCAAGGCTTTTTTCAGATGGTAAAATATTTGAAATGAATCAGCTTTTAAACAAAACATTAAAATATCTTTGTTTAGTTATACCTTTTTCAGTGCTTTTTATAATTTTAAGGCATGAAATAATTTTTATTCTTTTCCAGAGGGGCAAGTTTGACAGCAGTGCAACTCAATTAACCTCAAATATTCTAATATGTATCATGCCTGGCGCTTTCGCTTTTGCGACTCAAACCGTTGTATCAAGAGCGTATTATGCTATGCAAAATACTATTTTCCCTGCTATTTTCGGAACAATGGCTGTAATATCAAGCATTCCAATTTATATGATCGGAATAAAAATCATGCAGGCTCAAGGAGTTGCTGCAGCTATATCTGTTTCAGCATTTTTACAAGTCTTTCTCTTATTTATTTTATGGAATAAAAAAACAAAAAATAAAGAAGCCATTTATGTTTATAGTTTTTTTACTAAAATAATATTTATAAGCTTAATTATTGGTTTATTAAGCAATTGGCTTAAAAATAATATTTTTGAATTTTTTAACAATTCAACTTTATTAGGCAATATGAACTCAGCGCTATTAAACACATTTGTCTTTGTCTTTATGCTTTTAACGTTTGCCTATATTTTTGGAATAAAAGAATTTTCAGAAATAGGTTTAAAACTATTAAAAAAAATAAGAAAAAAAACATAA